The following are encoded in a window of Oncorhynchus keta strain PuntledgeMale-10-30-2019 chromosome 10, Oket_V2, whole genome shotgun sequence genomic DNA:
- the LOC118388611 gene encoding probable protein BRICK1: MAGQEDPVQREIHQDWANREYIEVITSSIKKIADFLNSFDMSCRSRLATLNEKLTALERRIEYIEARVTKGETLT, from the exons ATGGCCGGTCAAGAAGATCCTGTGCAGAGGGAGATCCACCAAGACTGGGCAAATAGAGAATACATTGAGGTTATCACGAGCAGCATAAAGAAAATAGCAGATTTCCTCAATTCCTTTG ATATGTCCTGCCGGTCTCGTTTGGCCACCCTAAATGAAAAGCTGACAGCGTTAGAGAGGAGAATTGAGTACATTGAAGCAAGG GTCACAAAAGGAGAGACCTTGACCTAA
- the LOC118388610 gene encoding ER membrane protein complex subunit 3-like encodes MDEPELLLDSNIRLWVVLPIVFITFLVGVIRHYVSILLQSDKKLTLEQVSDSQVLIRSRILRENGKYIPKQSFLMRKYYFNNQEDGFLKNTKRKVVPPSPMTDPSMLTDMMKGNVTNVLPMILIGGWINWTFSGFVTTKVPFPLTLRFKPMLQQGIELLSLDASWVSSASWYFLNVFGLRSMYSLILGQDNGADQSRIMQEQMSGAAMAMPADTNKAFKAEWEALELTDHQWALEGVEEELMSRELDLDGMFSKELPTGIF; translated from the exons ATGGATGAGCCGGAGCTTCTGCTGGACTCCAATATCAGACTTTGGGTGGTCTTGCCCATCGTCTTTATCACGTTCCTTGTTGGGGTAATTCGACATTATGTCTCCATTCTGCTTCAGAGTGACAAGAAGCTGACATTAGAGCAGGTGTCAGACAG CCAGGTTCTTATCAGGAGCAGAATCCTCAGAGAGAATGGGAAGTACATTCCGAAACAG TCTTTCTTGATGAGGAAGTATTACTTCAATAATCAAGAAGATGGCTTCTTAAAAAATACCAAAAGGAAGGTTGTTCCTCCCTCCCCAATGACAG ACCCCAGCATGCTGACAGACATGATGAAAGGCAACGTGACCAATGTACTTCCCATGATCCTCATCGGAGGCTGGATCAACTGGACCTTCTCGGGGTTTGTCACAA CCAAGGTTCCCTTTCCTCTCACCCTGCGCTTCAAGCCCATGTTGCAACAAGGAATCGAGTTACTCTCACTTGATGCTTCCTG GGTGAGCTCAGCGTCGTGGTATTTCCTGAATGTGTTTGGGCTGCGAAGCATGTACTCCTTAATTCTAGGACAAGATAATG GTGCCGATCAGTCCAGGATCATGCAGGAGCAGATGAGTGGTGCTGCCATGGCCATGCCTGCAGACACAAACAAAGCCTTCAAG GCAGAATGGGAGGCTCTTGAGCTAACTGACCACCAGTGGGCACTGGAGGGTGTTGAGGAGGAGCTAATGAGCAGGGAACTGGATCTAGATGGAATGTTCAGTAAGGAGTTACCAACGGGTATCTTCTGA